A genomic region of Pseudomonas sp. RSB 5.4 contains the following coding sequences:
- a CDS encoding DUF3426 domain-containing protein, which yields MTDSFVTQCPHCQTSFRVSHAQLSVARGVVRCGACLQVFNAAKQLLEQHAGKDAVTPVAPAMVEPVPSQPVVSEPPPVVEAPVDDEPPAPRAISQKQWSANELDLDCLDLDEELARLEQREIQPTTEFGRQREESLSARRDSHESDETEWRDSLFSARDDERLPEPEAAIEPDIVEVEPLKTTRTEPSLSLEPVDLDDEPPIPQLRLHDPIDPNARRERLSANVEPDDDDLPSVEPLRKKRERAEPGVRAEVLQDLTDDPLQLDWQKRRSPWGRRLLWGLLVLLAAAGLAGQYIAYHFDELARQDQYRPWFQQFCPQIGCTVPSKVDIGKIKSSNLVVRSHPEFSGALVVDAIIYNRATFSQPFPLLELRFADLNGHLIASRRFKPGEYLNGDLEGMAEMPPQTPIHIALDILDPGPKAVNYSLSFHSPE from the coding sequence ATGACTGACAGCTTCGTCACCCAGTGCCCGCATTGCCAAACCAGCTTCCGCGTCAGCCATGCTCAATTGAGTGTGGCACGCGGGGTGGTTCGCTGTGGCGCCTGCCTGCAAGTGTTCAATGCCGCCAAACAGCTGCTGGAACAACACGCCGGCAAGGACGCGGTCACCCCGGTGGCGCCGGCCATGGTCGAGCCAGTACCGTCTCAGCCGGTGGTCAGCGAGCCGCCGCCGGTGGTCGAAGCGCCCGTCGACGACGAACCACCCGCGCCGCGCGCCATCAGCCAGAAGCAATGGAGCGCCAACGAGCTGGACCTGGACTGCCTCGATCTGGACGAAGAACTCGCCCGGCTCGAACAACGGGAAATCCAGCCGACCACCGAATTCGGTCGTCAACGCGAAGAGTCCCTGAGCGCCCGCCGCGACAGCCACGAAAGCGATGAAACGGAGTGGCGCGACAGCCTGTTCAGCGCGCGCGACGATGAGCGTCTGCCCGAGCCCGAAGCTGCGATCGAGCCTGATATCGTCGAAGTAGAACCACTGAAAACCACGCGCACCGAGCCTTCGTTGTCGCTGGAACCGGTGGATCTGGACGACGAGCCGCCGATCCCGCAACTGCGCCTGCACGACCCGATCGATCCGAATGCCCGTCGTGAACGTCTGTCGGCCAACGTCGAGCCCGACGATGATGACCTGCCCTCGGTCGAGCCGCTGCGCAAGAAACGCGAGCGTGCCGAACCCGGCGTACGCGCCGAAGTGCTGCAGGACCTGACCGACGATCCGCTGCAACTGGACTGGCAGAAACGCCGCTCGCCCTGGGGCCGACGCCTGCTCTGGGGCTTGCTGGTGCTGTTGGCCGCCGCCGGTCTGGCAGGTCAGTACATTGCCTATCATTTCGATGAACTGGCGCGGCAGGATCAGTACCGCCCATGGTTTCAGCAGTTCTGTCCGCAGATCGGCTGCACGGTGCCGTCCAAGGTCGACATCGGCAAAATCAAAAGCAGCAATCTGGTGGTGCGCAGCCATCCGGAATTCAGCGGGGCGCTGGTGGTGGATGCGATCATCTACAACCGCGCGACGTTCTCCCAGCCATTTCCGTTGCTGGAGCTGCGTTTCGCTGACCTCAACGGTCATCTGATCGCCAGTCGTCGCTTCAAACCCGGCGAATACCTCAACGGCGACCTTGAGGGCATGGCGGAAATGCCGCCGCAGACGCCGATCCACATCGCGCTGGATATCCTTGATCCAGGCCCCAAAGCGGTGAATTACAGCCTGAGTTTCCACTCGCCCGAGTGA
- the prmA gene encoding 50S ribosomal protein L11 methyltransferase → MPWLQVRLAISPEQAETYEDAFLEVGAVSVTFMDAEDQPIFEPELNTTPLWAHTHLLALFEGGTEPAPVLAHLELLTGSPLPEHHSEVIEDQDWERSWMDGFQPMRFGQRLWIVPSWHAAPEPDAVNLLLDPGLAFGTGTHPTTALCLEWLDGQDLKDCNVLDFGCGSGILAIAALLLGAKEAVGTDIDVQALEASRDNAGRNNIADELFPLYLPEDLPQVKADVLVANILAGPLVSLAPQLSGLVKTGGRLALSGILAEQGEEVAAAYAQDFDLDPIANRDGWVRITGRRR, encoded by the coding sequence ATGCCTTGGCTGCAAGTACGTCTCGCCATCAGCCCGGAACAAGCCGAAACCTACGAAGACGCTTTCCTTGAAGTCGGCGCCGTTTCGGTGACCTTCATGGACGCCGAAGATCAGCCGATCTTCGAGCCGGAACTCAACACCACCCCACTGTGGGCGCACACGCACCTGCTGGCCCTGTTCGAGGGCGGCACCGAGCCTGCGCCGGTACTCGCGCATCTGGAACTGCTGACCGGCAGCCCGCTGCCCGAGCATCACAGCGAAGTCATCGAAGACCAGGACTGGGAACGCAGCTGGATGGACGGTTTCCAGCCAATGCGTTTCGGTCAGCGCCTGTGGATCGTGCCGAGCTGGCACGCCGCCCCTGAGCCTGACGCAGTCAACCTGCTGCTGGATCCGGGCCTGGCGTTCGGCACCGGCACCCACCCGACCACCGCACTGTGCCTGGAATGGCTCGACGGCCAGGACCTGAAGGACTGCAACGTGCTCGACTTCGGCTGCGGCTCGGGGATTCTGGCAATTGCCGCCCTGCTGCTCGGCGCGAAAGAAGCGGTCGGCACCGACATCGACGTGCAGGCGCTGGAAGCCTCGCGCGACAACGCCGGGCGCAACAACATCGCCGATGAGCTGTTCCCGCTGTACCTGCCGGAAGATCTGCCGCAAGTCAAAGCCGACGTGCTGGTCGCCAATATTCTGGCCGGCCCGCTGGTTTCCCTGGCGCCGCAGCTGTCCGGCCTGGTGAAAACCGGCGGTCGTCTGGCGCTGTCGGGCATCCTCGCCGAACAAGGTGAAGAAGTCGCTGCCGCCTATGCGCAGGACTTCGATCTCGACCCGATCGCCAATCGCGATGGCTGGGTGCGTATCACCGGCCGCCGGCGCTAG
- the accC gene encoding acetyl-CoA carboxylase biotin carboxylase subunit — protein MTAKLEKVLIANRGEIALRILRACKEMGIKTVAVYSKADKELMHLGLADESVCIGPASAAQSYLHIPAIIAAAEVTGATAIHPGYGFLAENADFAEQVENSGFAFIGPKADTIRLMGDKVSAKHAMIEAGVPTVPGSDGPLPEDEETALRIGREVGYPVIIKAAGGGGGRGMRVVHKEEDLIASAKLTRSEAGAAFGNPMVYLEKFLTNPRHVEVQVLSDGQGHAIHLGDRDCSLQRRHQKVLEEAPAPGIDEQARQEVLARCVKACIDIGYRGAGTFEFLYENGRFYFIEMNTRVQVEHPVSEMVTGIDIVKEMLSIAAGNKLSFTQDDVVIRGHSLECRINAEDPKTFMPSPGTVKHFHAPGGNGVRVDSHLYSGYAVPPNYDSLIGKLITYGATRDEAMARMRNALDEIVVDGIKTNIPLHRDLTRDEGFCKGGVNIHYLEHKLAGEKH, from the coding sequence ATGACTGCGAAGTTGGAAAAAGTTCTGATCGCTAACCGCGGTGAGATCGCCCTGCGGATTCTGCGTGCCTGCAAAGAGATGGGCATCAAGACCGTCGCCGTTTACTCCAAGGCCGACAAAGAGCTGATGCACCTGGGTCTGGCAGACGAATCCGTCTGCATCGGCCCGGCTTCTGCCGCTCAGTCCTACCTGCACATCCCGGCCATCATCGCTGCCGCTGAAGTGACTGGCGCTACCGCCATTCACCCAGGCTACGGTTTCCTAGCGGAAAACGCCGATTTCGCCGAGCAGGTCGAGAACTCCGGCTTCGCCTTCATCGGCCCGAAAGCCGACACCATTCGCCTGATGGGCGACAAGGTATCGGCCAAGCACGCGATGATCGAAGCCGGCGTGCCAACCGTTCCTGGTTCCGACGGCCCACTGCCGGAAGACGAAGAAACGGCACTGCGCATCGGTCGTGAAGTCGGCTATCCGGTGATCATCAAGGCCGCTGGCGGCGGTGGTGGTCGCGGCATGCGCGTGGTGCACAAGGAAGAAGACCTGATCGCCTCGGCGAAACTGACCCGCTCCGAAGCTGGCGCGGCGTTCGGCAACCCGATGGTCTATCTGGAAAAATTCCTGACCAACCCGCGTCACGTCGAAGTTCAGGTGCTGTCCGACGGCCAGGGTCACGCCATCCATCTGGGCGACCGCGATTGCTCGCTGCAACGCCGTCACCAGAAGGTTCTCGAAGAAGCGCCGGCACCGGGCATCGACGAGCAGGCGCGCCAGGAAGTTCTGGCTCGCTGCGTCAAGGCGTGCATCGATATCGGTTACCGTGGCGCCGGCACGTTCGAGTTCCTGTACGAGAACGGTCGTTTCTACTTCATCGAAATGAACACCCGTGTTCAGGTGGAGCACCCGGTTTCGGAAATGGTCACCGGTATCGACATCGTCAAGGAGATGCTCAGCATCGCCGCTGGCAACAAGCTGTCGTTCACGCAGGATGACGTGGTTATCCGCGGTCACTCGCTGGAGTGCCGGATCAACGCTGAAGACCCGAAAACCTTCATGCCGAGCCCGGGCACGGTCAAGCATTTCCACGCCCCAGGCGGCAACGGCGTTCGCGTCGATTCGCACCTGTACAGCGGTTATGCGGTTCCGCCGAACTACGACTCGCTGATCGGCAAGCTGATCACTTACGGCGCCACCCGCGACGAAGCCATGGCGCGCATGCGCAATGCCCTGGACGAAATCGTGGTGGACGGGATCAAGACCAACATCCCGCTGCACCGTGATCTGACCCGCGACGAAGGCTTCTGCAAAGGGGGCGTGAACATTCACTACCTCGAGCACAAGCTGGCTGGCGAGAAGCACTAA
- the accB gene encoding acetyl-CoA carboxylase biotin carboxyl carrier protein: MDIRKVKKLIELLEESGIDELEIKEGEESVRISRHSKTPAQQYYAPAPMQAPAAAPAAAAAPVAAAAPAAAAAPALNGTVARSPMVGTFYRKSSPTSPAFVEVGQTVKKGDTLCIVEAMKMMNHIEAETSGVIESILVEDGQPVEYDQPLFTIV, encoded by the coding sequence ATGGATATCCGTAAAGTTAAGAAACTGATCGAATTGCTGGAAGAGTCCGGCATCGACGAGCTCGAGATCAAGGAAGGCGAAGAGTCCGTACGTATCAGCCGTCACAGCAAGACCCCGGCTCAGCAGTACTACGCTCCGGCGCCGATGCAGGCTCCGGCCGCTGCGCCTGCCGCCGCTGCCGCTCCAGTGGCTGCCGCCGCTCCGGCTGCCGCTGCTGCTCCAGCACTGAACGGCACCGTGGCCCGCTCGCCAATGGTAGGCACCTTCTACCGTAAATCTTCGCCAACCTCGCCAGCCTTCGTTGAAGTCGGCCAGACCGTGAAGAAAGGCGACACCCTGTGCATCGTCGAAGCCATGAAGATGATGAACCACATCGAAGCTGAAACCAGCGGTGTGATCGAATCCATCCTCGTCGAAGACGGCCAGCCGGTTGAGTACGACCAACCGCTGTTCACCATCGTTTGA
- the aroQ gene encoding type II 3-dehydroquinate dehydratase, with the protein MATLLVLHGPNLNLLGTREPGTYGSTTLAQINQDLERRAREAGHHLLHLQSNAEYELIDRIHAARGEGVDFILINPAAFTHTSVALRDALLGVSIPFIEVHLSNVHKREPFRHHSYFSDVAVGVICGLGASGYRLALEAALEQLETQATA; encoded by the coding sequence ATGGCAACCCTACTGGTGCTGCACGGCCCCAACCTGAACCTGCTCGGCACCCGCGAACCCGGCACCTACGGTTCAACGACCCTGGCGCAGATCAATCAGGATCTGGAGCGCCGCGCCCGTGAAGCCGGCCATCATCTGCTGCACCTGCAAAGCAACGCCGAGTACGAATTGATCGACCGCATCCACGCCGCTCGCGGCGAAGGTGTCGATTTCATTCTGATCAATCCAGCAGCTTTTACGCACACAAGCGTCGCATTACGTGACGCGCTGCTGGGAGTGAGCATCCCATTCATCGAAGTGCATTTGTCCAACGTGCACAAGCGCGAACCTTTCCGCCATCACTCTTACTTCTCCGATGTAGCGGTGGGAGTGATCTGCGGCCTTGGCGCCAGCGGTTACCGACTGGCCCTGGAGGCCGCACTAGAGCAGCTTGAAACACAGGCAACAGCTTGA
- a CDS encoding methyl-accepting chemotaxis protein codes for MRLKLLTNLNTLLLVAVCVALGATLWWSQKALERPYLLMERYLGLSQQFQNDVARNVEDYLASGDALRLSSASQAIDGLQKELGELPPALAEPLRPSLSSLEEFSKTDLLAAGKLAGDPQALLLQAERELSASLDQLSTYADGNATYLTPLLTASQHLGKLSLARDKLVSSGRSELAADVEREVSNIRAQAQVIDALPLLGVVAKNESGSDDFAAMMGIESNEKAAAEDAGVSLKRELNSLLGRYPAELERTREQIQKRTDLSTATHLKIAAVQQAIAGLEPVVRAQHGQIQGEVRLMQGVMIGLILLIALLIDTLQRRLARTLTNLAPALSTWAEGDFSNDIHLGKTNRELHDIEASLNRLRAYLVDLVGTIRGNAEQVAGSSRTLAELSNELHSGAEHQAGDTALIRDSLGELEATIQQVAGDARQAADASRHAGLAVEHGQTVIGQSLTGLHALVGEVQGNAQMIEHLAEESATIGGVLTVIRSIADQTNLLALNAAIEAARAGEMGRGFAVVAEEVRSLAQRTAGATAEIQTLIAGLQSAARQSVEGMRAQVEHAEATANQAQAADGALDKIVGAIQTISDTAIRIADITAQQSGAVSEIRDHSERIHQLGGDNLLRIGEGREQGENLLVLGGQLHTAVQAFRV; via the coding sequence ATGCGCCTGAAGTTGCTCACCAATCTCAACACTCTGCTGCTGGTCGCCGTCTGCGTGGCCCTCGGCGCGACGCTGTGGTGGTCGCAAAAAGCCCTGGAGCGTCCGTACTTGTTGATGGAGCGCTACCTGGGCCTGTCGCAGCAATTTCAGAATGATGTGGCGCGCAATGTCGAGGATTACCTCGCCAGCGGCGACGCGCTGCGCCTGAGCAGCGCCAGCCAGGCCATCGACGGCTTGCAGAAGGAACTCGGCGAACTGCCACCGGCACTGGCCGAGCCCCTGCGCCCGAGCCTGTCGAGCCTCGAAGAATTCAGCAAAACCGACCTGCTCGCAGCCGGCAAACTGGCCGGTGATCCGCAGGCACTGCTGTTGCAGGCCGAACGCGAACTGAGCGCCAGCCTCGATCAGCTCAGCACCTACGCCGATGGCAACGCGACGTACCTGACACCCCTGCTCACCGCCTCGCAGCATCTGGGCAAGCTGTCGCTGGCTCGCGACAAACTGGTCAGCAGCGGCCGCAGTGAACTGGCCGCCGACGTCGAGCGCGAGGTCAGCAACATCCGCGCTCAGGCACAGGTGATCGATGCCCTGCCCCTGCTCGGCGTGGTCGCCAAGAACGAATCCGGCAGCGATGATTTCGCCGCCATGATGGGCATCGAAAGCAACGAAAAAGCCGCCGCCGAAGACGCTGGTGTCAGCCTCAAGCGTGAACTCAACAGCCTGCTGGGGCGCTATCCGGCGGAACTGGAACGCACCCGCGAGCAGATCCAGAAACGCACCGACCTGAGCACCGCCACGCACCTGAAGATCGCCGCCGTGCAGCAAGCCATCGCCGGCCTCGAGCCGGTGGTGCGCGCCCAGCACGGGCAGATTCAGGGCGAAGTGCGCCTGATGCAAGGCGTGATGATCGGCCTGATTCTGTTGATCGCCCTGCTGATCGACACCCTGCAGCGGCGCCTCGCCCGCACCCTGACCAACCTCGCCCCGGCGCTGTCGACCTGGGCCGAGGGCGACTTCAGCAACGACATTCACTTGGGCAAGACCAACCGCGAGCTGCACGACATCGAAGCGTCGCTCAATCGCTTGCGCGCCTATCTGGTGGATCTGGTCGGCACGATTCGCGGCAATGCCGAACAAGTCGCCGGCAGCAGCCGTACCCTCGCCGAACTGAGCAATGAGCTGCACAGCGGCGCCGAACATCAGGCCGGCGATACCGCGTTGATCCGCGACTCTCTCGGCGAACTGGAGGCGACCATCCAGCAAGTGGCCGGTGATGCGCGCCAGGCCGCGGACGCCAGCCGCCATGCAGGGCTGGCGGTCGAACATGGACAGACCGTGATCGGCCAGAGCCTCACCGGGCTGCACGCACTGGTCGGCGAGGTGCAAGGCAACGCGCAGATGATCGAGCACCTGGCCGAAGAGTCGGCGACCATTGGTGGCGTGCTGACGGTGATCCGCTCGATTGCCGACCAGACCAACCTGCTGGCCCTGAATGCGGCGATCGAAGCGGCGCGGGCCGGGGAAATGGGCCGTGGTTTTGCGGTGGTGGCCGAAGAAGTGCGCTCACTGGCGCAACGCACGGCGGGCGCGACAGCGGAAATCCAGACGCTGATCGCCGGCCTGCAAAGCGCCGCCCGACAATCGGTCGAAGGCATGCGCGCGCAAGTCGAACACGCCGAAGCCACGGCCAATCAGGCACAGGCGGCGGACGGCGCGCTGGATAAAATCGTCGGTGCGATCCAGACCATTTCCGACACGGCGATCCGCATCGCCGACATCACCGCCCAGCAGAGCGGCGCGGTCAGCGAGATCCGTGACCACAGCGAGCGGATTCATCAATTGGGCGGGGATAACCTGCTGCGCATCGGCGAAGGTCGTGAACAAGGCGAGAACCTGCTGGTATTGGGCGGACAACTACATACCGCCGTGCAAGCCTTCCGCGTCTGA